One Gammaproteobacteria bacterium DNA window includes the following coding sequences:
- the dnaQ gene encoding DNA polymerase III subunit epsilon encodes MRQIVLDTETTGLEPSQGHRIIEIGAVELINRRLTGNNFHQYLQPDRDIDAGAQEVHGITLEFLADKPRFHDVAQTFLDYIKGAELIIHNAPFDVGFINHEFGLLGDDWGKVVDHCEVIDTLVMARQLHPGQKNNLDALCKRYEIDNSHRDLHGALLDSEILADVYLAMTGGQSAMSFEGLGSSSNPVDENGLPGYAKLSAERKPLRVLRASVAELEAHQVRLIAIDKASGGECLWNKEVTAGN; translated from the coding sequence ATGAGACAGATCGTGCTGGATACGGAGACTACAGGTCTTGAGCCTTCGCAAGGACATCGCATCATCGAGATCGGTGCCGTCGAACTTATTAATCGTCGATTGACCGGGAATAACTTTCATCAATACCTGCAACCAGATCGTGACATCGATGCGGGCGCACAGGAAGTCCACGGTATTACCTTGGAGTTTCTCGCCGATAAACCACGTTTTCACGACGTCGCACAGACGTTTCTGGATTATATAAAAGGCGCGGAACTGATTATCCACAATGCGCCATTCGACGTTGGATTTATCAACCATGAATTTGGGTTGCTAGGAGATGATTGGGGTAAGGTCGTTGATCATTGCGAGGTAATTGATACGCTGGTAATGGCGCGTCAGCTACACCCAGGGCAGAAAAACAATCTCGATGCCTTGTGTAAACGCTATGAGATAGACAATTCTCATCGCGACTTACACGGCGCCTTGCTCGACTCGGAAATTCTCGCCGATGTGTATCTGGCCATGACCGGTGGACAATCCGCAATGTCGTTTGAAGGACTCGGTTCCTCATCAAATCCAGTGGATGAAAACGGATTGCCTGGTTATGCGAAGTTGAGTGCTGAGCGCAAACCATTACGAGTCTTACGTGCAAGCGTTGCGGAATTAGAGGCTCACCAGGTGCGTTTGATTGCTATCGATAAAGCGTCTGGAGGTGAATGCTTGTGGAATAAGGAAGTGACGGCGGGCAACTAG
- a CDS encoding UDP-3-O-acyl-N-acetylglucosamine deacetylase, whose protein sequence is MRQKTIVNTIKARGRGRDGGETINMRLSPAPENTGIIFRGKTNSGKPIQIRAGLNTATVENNHLVLTDHGQTMADVEHLLATCYAMGVCNLYVDVDGDCLPRLTSSAAGFLFLLRAAGFKEQCAELPQIRFQESLLKKRNNSWVRINSFNGLRVACINTLGESAASVHRSSAVVDVSPAVFVSELSHAQDVADVDISNARFSEQAARNMRNVAQRSQLNHMVVRVLSALSLTYTWFDGCYTAFDADMSLHLSVLRDLTSGSENVDDVDRRDRIRAI, encoded by the coding sequence ATGAGACAAAAAACAATAGTGAATACCATAAAGGCCCGCGGACGAGGACGCGATGGCGGGGAGACAATTAATATGCGTCTTTCACCCGCGCCTGAAAACACCGGCATAATTTTCCGAGGCAAGACAAATTCTGGTAAACCCATTCAAATACGTGCGGGTTTGAATACGGCGACTGTAGAAAACAATCACCTGGTTTTGACCGATCATGGACAAACGATGGCAGATGTTGAACATTTATTGGCCACCTGTTACGCGATGGGGGTTTGCAATCTGTATGTTGACGTAGATGGTGATTGTTTACCACGCCTGACGAGCAGTGCCGCTGGATTTCTATTCTTGCTGCGTGCAGCGGGCTTTAAAGAACAATGCGCCGAATTGCCGCAGATAAGATTTCAAGAATCGCTATTGAAAAAGCGGAATAACAGTTGGGTTCGTATCAATAGCTTTAATGGCCTGCGCGTCGCCTGTATCAATACCTTGGGTGAATCCGCAGCATCTGTGCATCGTTCCAGCGCGGTTGTCGATGTGTCACCAGCCGTATTTGTCAGTGAGCTCAGTCATGCGCAGGATGTGGCTGATGTTGATATCAGTAATGCAAGATTCAGTGAGCAGGCAGCGCGGAACATGCGCAATGTTGCTCAGAGATCCCAGCTAAATCACATGGTCGTACGGGTATTGTCAGCGCTTTCACTGACCTATACCTGGTTCGACGGTTGTTACACGGCGTTTGATGCGGATATGTCACTGCATTTATCAGTGCTTCGCGATCTGACGAGTGGTAGTGAAAATGTTGACGACGTGGACCGTCGCGACAGAATACGTGCAATTTAA
- the nhaD gene encoding sodium:proton antiporter NhaD, whose amino-acid sequence MNLLLMKRLEKSALYIFTILLLAMPFATLASGDAKTLNLTQHTVGFLSIGIFVIAYLLVMAEEFTHMRKSKPVIFAAGLIWGLIAVAYSANGLGHEAEAAVRHNLLEFAELFLFLLVAMTYINALEERQVFDALRAWLVSKNFSYRKLFWLTGTLAFFISPVADNLTTALLMCAVLLSVGADSPRFIAIGCVNIVVAANAGGAFSPFGDITTLMVWQKGIVDFWTFFLLFVPSVVNFLVPAAIMHFAIPNITPQADGENVQVRRGGFTIIFLFLLTIATAVSFHNFLHMPPVIGMMTGLAFLQFFGFYLRKTHHRDMQYSEDKADQMLGDVIAFDVFRKISRAEWDTLLFFYGVVLCVGGLGFIGYLALASEVMYGDWGATTANIMVGILSAIVDNIPVMFAVLTMQPDMSMGQWLLVTLTAGVGGSLLSIGSAAGVALMGQSRGKYTFFSHLKWTPAIALGYAASIAAHLWINSSSFSVPVAG is encoded by the coding sequence ATGAATCTACTGCTTATGAAACGCCTTGAAAAAAGTGCCCTCTATATATTCACTATTTTATTGCTCGCTATGCCATTCGCTACGTTGGCATCCGGCGACGCTAAGACGCTGAATCTGACCCAACACACCGTCGGCTTTCTGTCCATTGGCATATTCGTCATCGCCTATCTTTTAGTGATGGCGGAAGAATTTACCCACATGCGTAAATCCAAGCCGGTCATATTCGCCGCCGGTCTTATCTGGGGTTTAATCGCCGTAGCCTATTCAGCCAATGGGCTAGGTCACGAAGCAGAAGCCGCCGTTCGACATAACTTGCTGGAATTTGCCGAACTCTTCCTGTTTTTGCTTGTGGCAATGACTTATATCAACGCCCTGGAAGAGCGCCAGGTATTCGATGCATTACGTGCCTGGCTTGTTAGTAAGAATTTCAGTTACCGCAAACTTTTCTGGTTAACCGGTACGCTGGCCTTTTTCATTTCACCAGTCGCGGATAATCTGACGACTGCATTACTCATGTGCGCAGTACTGCTGTCTGTTGGCGCGGATAGTCCACGTTTTATCGCTATTGGTTGTGTGAATATTGTCGTAGCCGCCAATGCCGGAGGCGCATTTAGCCCATTTGGTGATATCACCACATTAATGGTCTGGCAGAAAGGCATAGTCGATTTCTGGACGTTTTTCCTGCTGTTCGTACCGTCGGTAGTCAATTTCCTGGTTCCTGCGGCCATAATGCATTTCGCCATACCCAATATCACTCCTCAGGCAGACGGTGAAAACGTGCAGGTAAGGCGCGGTGGATTTACCATAATTTTTCTATTTTTGTTAACCATAGCGACCGCAGTCAGCTTTCACAATTTCCTGCACATGCCGCCTGTTATCGGCATGATGACGGGACTTGCCTTTCTGCAGTTCTTTGGCTTCTACTTGCGAAAAACGCATCACCGCGACATGCAATACTCTGAGGATAAAGCGGATCAGATGCTTGGAGACGTAATTGCTTTTGACGTGTTCCGGAAAATATCCCGGGCCGAGTGGGACACCTTGTTATTTTTCTACGGCGTGGTGTTATGCGTCGGGGGGCTGGGTTTTATTGGTTATCTGGCATTAGCCTCGGAAGTCATGTATGGCGACTGGGGAGCTACTACAGCTAACATCATGGTGGGTATACTTTCGGCTATCGTCGACAATATCCCCGTTATGTTTGCCGTTTTAACGATGCAACCTGACATGTCTATGGGGCAATGGTTGCTGGTGACATTGACCGCCGGCGTTGGTGGTAGCCTTTTGTCTATTGGATCTGCAGCCGGAGTCGCCTTAATGGGACAATCCCGCGGCAAATATACCTTTTTCTCCCATTTGAAATGGACACCAGCTATTGCGCTGGGCTATGCCGCGAGTATCGCTGCACACTTATGGATCAATTCCAGTAGTTTTTCAGTTCCTGTTGCTGGATAA
- a CDS encoding 4a-hydroxytetrahydrobiopterin dehydratase yields the protein MLDSKHCVPCRGGIPPLEEEQAQSLLKQVPKWALIDNATKIRRRFAFDNFAESLAFVNKVGQIAEDEGHHPDITFGWGYAEVIIYSHKIGGLHENDFILAHAIDKL from the coding sequence ATGCTAGATAGCAAACACTGCGTACCTTGCCGTGGCGGCATCCCCCCTCTTGAGGAAGAACAGGCGCAATCTTTGCTCAAACAAGTACCTAAGTGGGCTTTGATCGATAATGCCACCAAGATTAGACGACGTTTCGCGTTTGACAACTTCGCTGAAAGTCTGGCGTTCGTGAACAAAGTCGGACAAATTGCAGAAGACGAGGGTCATCATCCTGACATCACCTTCGGTTGGGGATATGCTGAGGTCATTATCTATTCTCATAAAATTGGCGGTTTGCACGAAAATGATTTTATTCTCGCCCATGCAATTGATAAATTGTAG
- a CDS encoding EAL domain-containing protein has translation MQENRRLSLKGATILSMLFLGVVSLILIFLTTEIYHQLVLKNESQNLSAIISFEAEAVRANHFKTVSNLSEAIQREEGFRKASIKGDINTLQRIIEAQYTQYYVTANVLDLKHIYILDLNYKIIAGSTGSKQIQLDFPYCTSFLTAVEQRVGVEHLKPTNNLCWSNGKQLMLSIFSIGTFRPGGYLMLVTDIVEDYMAIEQELSLPIQLSLAEGEVIYTSVNWESVNADNDYILAQYTELDLAGHPGLTISVARNFHSLDSSLSTLRFYALIFGSLITLIAIMLSLFVITKNALMPLHKLNSHLHKLQSDRSLLGTTVEIQANPEIMRIATSVNSLSHELKIAYSNLERLAYTDPLTDLPNRSQLQKQLELYTHQVVERQVPFTLFLMDLDRFKQVNDTIGHHAGDILLKQVSERLQTVLRKTDLLTRIDEWEVEKAKEADVARLGGDEFAAILPSVGNVNDATAIAQKILRELSSSFKIEEFEFSVGISIGIVISPIHGAEPSTLMRKADVAMYHAKNHQLGYYVYEQHADNHSIEILSLDKDIKHAVENDEYELFYQPKISMISGQVCGVEALIRWNKDGKMIFPDQFITHAEKTGSIHMITDWVINKALAKSKRWHEEGIDLSIAINLSSKSLYSREITERLLRQINEHSFQHGTLYLEITESSLMADPKRSASFLRQIQNQNIKISIDDFGTGYSSLSKLKTLPVDEIKIDRSFVMDMLDDPNDAVIVNSIIDLAHNMNLIAVAEGVENQEILEMLRGLGCDIIQGYHMGKPMSEQALDEWLFNSPWGLKKS, from the coding sequence ATGCAGGAAAACAGACGCCTATCATTGAAAGGAGCAACGATTTTATCGATGCTCTTTCTTGGCGTCGTTTCATTAATTCTGATTTTTCTGACTACCGAAATTTATCACCAACTGGTTCTGAAAAATGAATCTCAGAATCTTTCCGCTATCATTTCGTTTGAAGCAGAGGCAGTTCGTGCCAATCATTTCAAAACAGTCAGCAATCTGTCCGAAGCGATTCAACGGGAGGAAGGATTTCGCAAAGCCTCCATCAAAGGCGACATCAACACTTTGCAACGCATCATAGAAGCGCAATATACGCAATACTATGTCACTGCAAACGTATTGGATCTAAAACATATCTATATTCTCGATCTGAATTACAAGATTATTGCTGGCTCGACTGGAAGCAAACAAATACAACTGGATTTTCCATACTGCACCTCGTTCTTGACTGCTGTGGAACAACGCGTCGGTGTTGAACATCTCAAACCAACTAACAATCTCTGTTGGTCAAATGGAAAACAACTAATGTTATCCATTTTTTCTATAGGCACATTTCGACCTGGTGGTTACCTGATGTTGGTCACGGATATCGTGGAAGATTACATGGCAATTGAACAGGAACTCAGTTTACCGATTCAATTAAGTCTTGCGGAAGGTGAAGTAATCTACACCAGTGTCAATTGGGAATCAGTAAATGCAGACAATGACTACATACTAGCGCAGTATACGGAACTCGATCTCGCAGGTCACCCTGGACTGACAATAAGCGTTGCCAGAAACTTTCATTCACTCGACTCAAGCCTATCCACACTGCGCTTTTATGCGCTGATCTTTGGTAGCCTGATCACGCTGATTGCCATCATGCTGTCTCTGTTCGTCATTACAAAAAACGCATTGATGCCTCTACACAAACTCAACTCTCATTTGCATAAACTGCAGTCGGATAGATCACTATTGGGAACCACCGTCGAGATACAGGCAAATCCGGAAATCATGCGCATAGCGACCAGTGTCAACTCGCTCAGTCATGAATTGAAGATAGCCTATAGCAATCTGGAACGTTTGGCCTATACCGATCCACTAACCGATCTTCCTAATCGCAGTCAATTGCAGAAACAGCTGGAACTATACACCCATCAAGTAGTGGAACGGCAAGTACCCTTCACCCTATTTCTAATGGATCTCGATAGATTCAAACAAGTAAATGACACCATCGGCCATCACGCTGGTGACATATTGCTGAAACAAGTCAGTGAACGCCTTCAAACCGTGCTAAGAAAAACTGACTTGTTAACACGCATTGATGAATGGGAAGTCGAAAAGGCCAAGGAAGCCGATGTCGCCAGACTTGGTGGTGACGAATTCGCAGCGATATTGCCGAGCGTGGGCAATGTGAACGATGCCACCGCAATCGCGCAGAAAATTCTGCGTGAGCTTTCCAGCTCTTTCAAAATTGAAGAATTTGAATTCAGCGTGGGCATTAGTATTGGCATCGTCATTTCTCCCATTCATGGCGCTGAGCCTAGCACCTTGATGCGCAAAGCCGATGTTGCGATGTATCACGCCAAGAATCACCAGCTTGGCTACTATGTATATGAACAACATGCGGACAACCACAGTATTGAGATACTAAGCCTGGACAAGGATATCAAACACGCGGTTGAAAACGACGAGTATGAATTGTTCTATCAACCCAAAATCAGCATGATCTCTGGTCAGGTTTGTGGTGTCGAGGCGCTTATACGTTGGAACAAAGACGGCAAGATGATATTCCCTGATCAGTTTATCACTCATGCGGAAAAAACCGGCAGTATACACATGATTACTGATTGGGTAATCAATAAGGCCCTGGCAAAGTCCAAGCGTTGGCATGAAGAAGGTATCGATTTAAGCATTGCGATCAACCTGTCTTCCAAATCACTTTACTCACGCGAAATCACCGAGCGCCTGCTTCGTCAAATAAATGAGCACTCTTTCCAACACGGTACGCTTTATCTCGAAATTACCGAATCCAGCCTCATGGCCGATCCCAAGCGATCGGCGAGTTTTCTACGGCAGATTCAAAATCAGAACATCAAAATATCGATAGACGACTTCGGCACGGGCTACTCGTCTCTGAGTAAATTGAAAACGCTTCCCGTAGACGAGATAAAAATTGATCGTTCATTTGTAATGGATATGCTTGATGATCCCAACGACGCTGTCATCGTTAATTCCATCATCGACCTTGCACACAATATGAACCTGATTGCCGTTGCGGAAGGCGTGGAAAATCAGGAGATACTGGAAATGCTGCGCGGACTCGGTTGCGATATTATTCAGGGCTATCACATGGGGAAGCCTATGTCTGAACAAGCGCTAGACGAGTGGCTGTTTAACTCACCATGGGGTCTAAAGAAGTCTTAA